CGTTTTGATAGGTGCTGGACTAACTTATATACTTACAAATGAAAACGCACAACAAGCTATGTTTAAAGCTATAATCAAAGCAACAAATTTACTTCAAGCAGGAGCTGAGGAGCTAAAAGAGAGATTTGAAGATGCTAAGGCCGAAATAAATGCAAAAAATTAGCATTGCTAGTAAAATAGGCAATAGAATTAGATTTATATGCGATGACTTAAACGAACTTAGCGACGAAAGAAGATTAGAAGCAGATATTCTTAAATTTGACGAGATCACAAGTGTAAGAGTAAATAAGGCTGCAAAAAGTATCATTGTAACTCATAATTCTAGTTTAAATACACTGCTTAAGCGTTTGCAAAGTATAGAAATAAAGCAGTTAAAAAATAAAAAAGAAGAGCCAAGCAAAGCTGAAATTTATAAATCGATAGCTATTTTGGCACTTAGTGCTTTAAATAATAATGCTAAATTTAATAAATTAGCTTCATTATACGGTTCGATAAATTTACTAAAAGCCGGATCTTATGAGCTATTTAGCGAAGGTCTTACTAGCAAAACGCTTGAGGCTTTAGCAGTCGGTGTTAGCCTTGCAAGAGGAGACTACGGAGCGGCAAATGGTACAAATTTGCTTTTAAATTTAGGCGAATATATAGAAGAAAGCACCGTCCATAAAAGTGACGATCTCATAAAAGAACTAGCAAAACCTAGCATAAAAGAGGCTTGGATAGAGATAAAAAAAGACGGCAAAAACGAGCTAGTTTTGGTAAATACGAATGATATAAAAAAAGGAGATATTGTAGTAGTATCTACTGGCGAGAGCATAGCTATCGACGGATATATCGTAGAAGGAAGTGCAAGTATAAATCAAGTCAGTATGACAGGAGAGGCTGAGCCTATAAAAAAAGAGCGAGGCGATCTTGTTATGAGTGGCACTATAGTCGAAGAAGGACGTATAAAAATATGGGCTGAGCTCATAGGAGAAGAAACAACGACGAATCGTATCAAAAAATACATTCAGTCAAGCCTAAATGAAAAATCAAACATAGGGCTAAAAGCTACAAAACTAGCAAATAAATTAGTCCCGGTCACCTTAGGGCTTGCAGGACTTAGCTATTTGATAAATAAAAATACTATGTCAATGGCTTCGGTGTTACAAGCAGATTATTCGTGTGCTCTTAAGCTAGCCACTCCAGTTGCTTTTAAAACTAGCATTAGTATATGCGGAAGAGATGGAATACTCATAAAAGGTGCAAAAGCTATAGAAGCGCTAAGCGCGGCTGATACTTTTGTATTTGACAAAACAGGAACGCTCACTTATGGAAACTTAAGCGTAAGCGAAATTTATAGCTTCGATGAAAACATAAGCCCAAATGAGCTTTTAAATTTAAGCGCAAGTGCCGAAGAACACTATTTTCATCCAGTAGCAGAAGCCATAGTAAAAGCAGCGCGCCAAAGAGGCTTTCATCATATTCATCATGAAGAGGTTGAATTTATAGTAGCTCATGGCGTAAAGACGACTGTAAAAGGCAAAGAAGTTATCATAGGTAGTCGTCACTTTTTAGAAGATGATGAAATGGTGGATTTTAGAGCGCACAAAGACAGGCTAGACATTTTAGAAAATAGTGGTTTAGCTCTACTTTATATAGCTTATGATAAAAAACTCATAGGAGTTATAGCTTTAAAAGATGAGATAAGAGCTAATGCAAGAGATTGCATCTCAAAACTAAAAGAATACGGCGTAAAAGAGATAATAATGCTAAGCGGAGATATAAAAAGCAAAGCTGAAGAAGTTGCAAAAAATCTAGGTATAGACAGAGTCTTTGCAAACTGTTTGCCTACTGATAAAGCAAAGATTATCGAAAATTTAAGAAATTCGGGTAAAAAAGTAGCTTTCATAGGAGACGGGATAAATGACGCTCCAAGCTTAGTTAAAGCTAATGTCGGCATAAGTATGAGTAAAGGCGCAGATATCGCAAAAGCGAGTGCAGATATAAGTCTTTTAAAAGACGATATATGCTCAGTAGCAAAAGTAAAGCTCATAGCAAACAAAACAATGGATAAGATAAATACAAATTTCAAAGCTACAGTAGGTATAAACTCAGCCATTTTACTAGGGGCTACTCTTGGTAAGCTAAACCCTATCCAAACCGCAGTTTTACATAATGGAACAACCATAGCACTACTTTTAAATTCACTAAATACGAGGAACACTAATGCAAGATAAATTTGATATAATAAGCGGAAAATTATTAGATATAGAGTTTCAAAGAAGCGCTGCTAAGATAGCGATGAGCACTAGTCTAGCAATACTAGCCATAACGGCTTTAAATTTAAAAAATAGACAAGCCGCGAAGTTGCACACGGTATCTGGAGTGGCTTTAATAGGATTTAGCGTCTGGCATGCTAGTCTTTATGGAACGAAATATGCTAAATTTTTAAACGAACGAAGTAGAAAGAAGGCTAAAAAAGATATATGAAAAAACTTTACATTTTGACTTTTGCACTACTTTTTAGTGCATGTACAAATCAAGCTAGCACGGTTAAAAACACTCAGATATTAGAGCAAGAAACTTCAAATTTGCAGACGCAAAATGACGAAGTTAGCTACGATATAGAAGTTGGTTATATGAGTATAGATGAGCAAAATCAAAAAGATATAGTGCTGATGTATAAAGATATATTGTCTGATGTAAATTTAAAAGCGCAAACAAAAGACACACAAGCAAATTTGATAGGAAAAACGAAAATAAGCCAAAAAGTTTTTGAAAAAACAGCTGCGGACATAGCTAGGTACTTAAGAGATATTAGAAAAACAGACGGAAAAATATACGTACAATACGACTTTGATGAAAAAGTACTTTATAGCGGAAAGTTTTAGAATTTATAAGCATTTAACCAAATTTAGACGCTAAGTTCAAGCAAAAATCAACTAAATTTACTGATATGCAAAAGCAAGTTTTACTTAAATTTGCCCATAAGTCTATTGCAGTCTTTAAGCATCAAACTAATCTCTTAAAGCAGTAAGACTTAGTAACCATGCTTTTGCAAATTTTAGTCTGTCTTAGATAAAAAAGATGAGCTTACCTAAAATACGCCATAAGCTAGTCTCTTAAAATGCTTGATCCTGCCTTAATTGCTGATTTCCTTGATATCTGCGATACGTAAAAACGCTTTATAGATCTGAGCGATGAGAGCCTTGCGGTTTGCTTTGATACTCTCATTTTCGTGGTTTATCATCACGCTATCAAAGAATTTATCAATATATGGTTTTAGCCCAAAAAGACTCTCAAGATAATCTTTTGCATTCTCTTCATCTAAATTTAAACTTTTAAATTTAGAGTTTAGTTCTTTTTCGCTTTCATCTTCAAAGAGCACTTCATTTACAGCGCAAATCTCAGCATCTTTTATGATATTTGCAAGTCTTTTAAATGTAGAAAAACTCTCTTTAAAATCATCTTTTTTACAAATTTCGTTTAAAGCTAAAATGTTTAAATTTAGCTTTTTGATGTCGCTCTCACCGCTATTTATACAAGCTTTGACAACTGAAGGATTAGCATCTTGCATAGAGTAAAGTCTATCGTATATAAAGTTTTCAAGCAAGCTTATATCAAATTCTTTATAATTTGATTTTATAGCATTTAAAACGATTTTAACATCAAAATTTATACCTAAATTTAAAACTATCTTGATAAGACCGCTAGCAGCCCTTCTAAGCGCGTAAGGATCCTTTGTGCCACTAGGTATTTTATTTATACTAAAAAGTCCCATAAGCGTGTCTAGCTTATTTGAGAGCGCAACTATACTAGCAAACAGAGTTCTAGGACATCTGCTTCCTTCTCCACTTGGTAAATACTGCTCCCTAAGCGCTTCTATGACAAATGGATTTTCTCTTCTGTAAGCTGCGTAATAAGCACCCATAATGCCTTGTAAATTTGTAAATTCATAAACCATACTAGTAGCTAGATCTGCTTTAGAAAGCATCACAGCGCGATCAAGCTCGTCTTCATAGTCGCCATCAAACTCGATCTTTAATTCTTTATCATAAAATCCGCTTAAAGTCCTTGCGACAAATCGCTCACGAATTTCTTTATCATACATACTTCCAAGTTCGTTTAGATACGATATTTGTTTTAGTTTTTCACTACTAAACTCAGCAGCTAAATCACTCTCCCAAAAGAATTTAGCATCGCTAAGACGAGCTCTTAGTACTTTTTCATTTCCTTTTACTATGAGTGTTTTATCATCGCTTAAAGCGTTGCTTACCACTATAAAATGATTGCTTAACTTTTCATTTTTGTCTATCAGTGGAAAATAACGTTGATTTTCTTTCATCGAAGTGATGATGACTTCAGAAGGAACTTCTAAAAACTCTTTTTCAAAAGTGCCAAGTAGAGCCGTTGGGAACTCTGTTATGGCTACAACTTCGTCTAAAAGTTCAAAGTCAAGCTCTATCTTAAGACCGCTTGAGGCTTCTATCTCTTTAAATTCTCTAAGTATTTTAGCTTTTCTATCCGTGCTTTTAAGCATAATACCAAATTTAGGTAGAAGTTCAAAGTACTCATCTATGGTATTAAATTTAATAGGTTCATATCCGTATCTTCTATGAGGATAAAACGCCTTATCGCTTTTTACTCCCATTAACTCACACTCAACGCTTTCATTATCAAGCATACAGATGAGTGAGCGGATCGGGCGGATAAACTCATATTCGCCACTTCCCCAACGCATAGACTTTCCAAAATTTAAAGAACTTACAAATTTAGAGATCATTTCTGGTAAAAGTTCGCTTGTAAGCTTTCCTTTTTGAACGCTTTTATAGTATAAAACCTCTTTGCCCTTTATATCTTTAAACTCAAGCTTGGCTTCGCTTATCCCACATTTATTAGCAAAACTTTTTGCAGCCGCACTCCAAACTCCATTTTGAAGTGCTACAGCTTTTGGAGCACCTATAAACTCTACTTCTATATCTTTTGAAAACTCAGGGATCTCGCCACTTATCATCAATCTTCTAGGCGTAAATTCAAACTCAAATTTAGACTCAAGCCCATAAACATCCAGCAAATTTTTCCATTTTGGAACTATATTTTTTAACTCTTTTAAAAAAGGAATCGCCGGCAGTTCTTCTACGCCAATCTCTATCAATAATCTCATCTTTCATCTCCATTTTTCATTATAAATACAAATAGCTTTATAGTGCTAAAAACTTATTTATCTTTTTTATTTTCTTCATTTTGCTTTGCTTCTTTTCTTTTAGCTATTATCTCATCTCTAATGCGGTTTTTTTCCATCATCTGACGATTAAATCCTACCACAAAAACAAACACAAACAAAACTATCAAAATCCACATTAAAAAATTCAAAAAATCACTCAACTATAAGCTCCTTTTGCCCGCGGTAGCTCCAAACTAAAACATTTTTAAAGTCATAGATACCATCTTTTAAACTTCTAAATTTACTATAAATTTTAAATTTTTGCGAGTTTATGTACGCATAACCATCTTTTAATTCTAAACTTACAGAGTGCAAGACATCTCCGCTCCTAGCCATACTTAAATCACTAGAGCTAAGCATAAAATCTTTTAGGTTCTCATAGGCTCCTGTTTGAACGCTATTTATATCAAAATTTGTGATTTCGAGATTTCCTTTATACTCTTTTGTTTCAAAAACGCTCATATCGATTTTTGTGCCAAGAGGAAGTTTTTTATCCGTAAAAACATAAATTCCACGTCTATTTTCATCGCTTATAACAAAACCTTTATCATCGCGGTAAATCAAAACACCGATTATCCTTGAAGGTTCGTTGCTAGGTTTATAAATTTCATTTATATTTTTTAATTGTAAATTTTGCATTTTTTGTTCATCTAAGATAACAACATAAATCGGATAATGATCTGAGGCGCTGCTTTTATCATAAACGCTAAAACTATTTTTTTTATATATCAGATCACCGCCACTAAAAAAATCATTACTAAGCATTATATGATCTATAGCGCTCCCTCTTACATGGGACTTTCTTTGCCAAGAATTTAGAAATTCCCACATATTTTTAAACTCACCATTTAACTCATTTAGCAAAAAGCCATATCCAAAATCGCTATTTAGATCGCCTAAGATTACAGCGTGTTTTTCGCCTTTAGCGGCGTTTATTAGCGTATCTGCAGCTATTTTTCTATATCTTAAGCCATTTTTATAAGCTGGTAAATGAGCGGTAAAAAGCTTTATTTTTTCTTTGGCAAACGCTATTTCTATCATTAAAATCGGTCTTGTTTTTACACCATTTACGTTAAATATTTTACTACTTACAATAGGCTTTTTAGACAAAAAACCAAGCCCAAATGGCGAATTTTTATCACTTATGGCAAATTTAAAATACTTATAGCCTGATTTGATAGCTAAGTCTTTTAAAACTCCCTCATTTTCTATCTCTTGAAGTGCGATAACATCGGCATTTATGGATTTTATAACATTACTGATTTGGTTTAGTTTATGAGAATATTTGGCGTTATTCCATTTACCATCTCTAAAATCTTTATATTCGTTACCATTTTGTGTGCCATCAAATAAATTTTCAGTGTTAAAAGTAGCGATTTTAAGCTCAGCGCAAAATGCAAACACGCAGATAAAAAGTATGATCAAAACTCGCAAATCTCATCCCTAAAATCAAATTCATCTATATTTTGGCGAATAGCTTCATAAGTCACTATACCTACACTTGTTGCTAAATTTAGACTTCTACCATCATTTGTCATAGGTATGGTTATGCAGTTTTTTTTATTTAAACGCATAAGATCAAGTGGCAATCCGCTCGTTTCAGAACCAAAAAATATAAAATCTCCTTTTTGAAATTTAGCATTGAAATAAAGCCGGTTTGTCTTTGTCGTAGCAAAAAAAAATCTATCTTTAAATTTAGTATTTATACTTAAAAACTGCTCCAAACTATCCCAAATTTTTGGATCTAATTTAGCCCAATAGTCAAGCCCAGCACGGCGTAAATGTTTATCATCTATCTCAAACCCCAAAGGCTTAATGATATGTAGTTTGCAGCCTGAATTTACACACATTCTTCCGATACTTCCTGTGTTTGTATGGATCTGCGGATTTACTAAAACTATATTAAACATCTAAAAAATCACCGTTTTATTTCCATATACAAAAACGCGCTCGTCAAAAACAAGATCTAAAGCATTGCCAAGCACTACTTTTTCGACATTTCTTCCGGCTCTTTGCATATCTTTCCAAGTCATTTCGTGATTTACCCTTATAACGTCTTGAGTGATGATAGGTCCCTCATCTAAGTCATCAGTCACGAAATGAGCGGTTGCTCCGATGATCTTTACTCCTCGCTCAAAAGCCTGTTTGTATGGATTTGCACCGATAAAAGCAGGTAAAAACGAATGGTGGATATTTATGATTTTCTTAGGAAAATTCGATACAAAAAAAGGACTTAAAATTCGCATATATTTTGCTAAAACCATATAATCAAATTTATACTTTTTAAGCACTTCTAAAACCGCATTTTCATGCTCTTCTCTACTAAGATTCTCAGCGCTTACTAAGTTAAATGGGATGTCAAATTTTTCTACTAAAGGCTTAAGCGTATCGTGATTTGCTACTACGCAAACTATGTTGGCATTTAGCTCACCACTGCTATGTTTGATGAGTAGATCGCCTAAGCAGTGATTTTCTTTTGTAGCTAAAATCGCAATATCTTTTTTTTTGATCTCTTCACAAAAAATACGCGCATCACGCGGTAAAAATGCACTTAAAGTATTTTTAAATTCATCTAAATTTACATCGCCCACCATTCGTGCTCGCATATAAAAACGCTCATTCTCGTGATCGACGAATTCGCTTGTACTTACATAGTTTAGCCCATTTTTAAATACTATCTCGCTAACTCTTAGTATGAGACCTTTTTCGTCATTGCAATCAATCTTTAAAATATAATCCACAACCGCTCCAAAAATTTAAAAAAATTTGGTGGATTATACAGTTTTTTTGCTTAAAAGTTAAACTATAAAAACAGATATCAAGCATAATATTAGTATAACTTCTATACTATATCGCAGATGAAAATGCTAGTTGATGAGAATACCCAATTTGATAGATTTAATCGTGTTAGGCTTGATATTTGTGGATTTGATATTGAGAAATTTATAAAGTCTCAAAGCTAGATGGATTGTTATAATATTAATTTATTATTAAATATTTTTATTAGCTTTACTTTCTAATTTCATTTTTTTTTTTTTTTTTTTGATAAACTGCCTACTTTTGAAATTGAATTTTAAAAGTTGGTAAAATGAAAAATATCATACTTCTTGGTGGTAGCAACTCTGTGATGGTAAATGGGCTACAAAAAAGTCTTAGAGAGTATGCGAATGTGACAAGTTTGGCTTTAGGTAGTTCTACTTCTTTACAAAATTTATATGAATTAAAACGAGAAAAAAATCAAGAAGCCATTAAAAATGCTGATTTGATAGTAACTGAGAGTAATATAAATGAAATATATAATAATGCGGATGAAAAAGAAGCTCTTAGTCTAGAGATAATATTTAAAAATTTACAATATTTATACGCAACTTTATATGAGCTTAAAAAGCCAGTTTGTATATTGATTTTGCCACTTGGAGTTCATCGTTATGTGGCGATAGATAATATGCATAGATTTTTGGCTAATTATTTTGGGTTAAATATTATAGATATGCAAAGTTATTATGAAAAAAGCGAGATAATCCAGTTTGGTAATAAATTTGGCGCTCATCAGCTTGCGATAGTTAATCGATATGTCGGCAAAGAGATTGCTAAAAATATTGATTGTTTTAAAATTTCAAATAAGAATTTAGATATCAATCTACCTGAATTTAAGATATTAACCCCACAAGATATGAAAAGAGTGGGGAATTTTAAGATTTTTAATCCTAAAAA
The sequence above is a segment of the Campylobacter hyointestinalis subsp. lawsonii genome. Coding sequences within it:
- a CDS encoding YtxH domain-containing protein; the encoded protein is MTNPYINNNQNSASQGLDNAINNFAKDVPFIPENFNTAGFLKGVLIGAGLTYILTNENAQQAMFKAIIKATNLLQAGAEELKERFEDAKAEINAKN
- a CDS encoding heavy metal translocating P-type ATPase gives rise to the protein MQKISIASKIGNRIRFICDDLNELSDERRLEADILKFDEITSVRVNKAAKSIIVTHNSSLNTLLKRLQSIEIKQLKNKKEEPSKAEIYKSIAILALSALNNNAKFNKLASLYGSINLLKAGSYELFSEGLTSKTLEALAVGVSLARGDYGAANGTNLLLNLGEYIEESTVHKSDDLIKELAKPSIKEAWIEIKKDGKNELVLVNTNDIKKGDIVVVSTGESIAIDGYIVEGSASINQVSMTGEAEPIKKERGDLVMSGTIVEEGRIKIWAELIGEETTTNRIKKYIQSSLNEKSNIGLKATKLANKLVPVTLGLAGLSYLINKNTMSMASVLQADYSCALKLATPVAFKTSISICGRDGILIKGAKAIEALSAADTFVFDKTGTLTYGNLSVSEIYSFDENISPNELLNLSASAEEHYFHPVAEAIVKAARQRGFHHIHHEEVEFIVAHGVKTTVKGKEVIIGSRHFLEDDEMVDFRAHKDRLDILENSGLALLYIAYDKKLIGVIALKDEIRANARDCISKLKEYGVKEIIMLSGDIKSKAEEVAKNLGIDRVFANCLPTDKAKIIENLRNSGKKVAFIGDGINDAPSLVKANVGISMSKGADIAKASADISLLKDDICSVAKVKLIANKTMDKINTNFKATVGINSAILLGATLGKLNPIQTAVLHNGTTIALLLNSLNTRNTNAR
- the glyS gene encoding glycine--tRNA ligase subunit beta, which translates into the protein MRLLIEIGVEELPAIPFLKELKNIVPKWKNLLDVYGLESKFEFEFTPRRLMISGEIPEFSKDIEVEFIGAPKAVALQNGVWSAAAKSFANKCGISEAKLEFKDIKGKEVLYYKSVQKGKLTSELLPEMISKFVSSLNFGKSMRWGSGEYEFIRPIRSLICMLDNESVECELMGVKSDKAFYPHRRYGYEPIKFNTIDEYFELLPKFGIMLKSTDRKAKILREFKEIEASSGLKIELDFELLDEVVAITEFPTALLGTFEKEFLEVPSEVIITSMKENQRYFPLIDKNEKLSNHFIVVSNALSDDKTLIVKGNEKVLRARLSDAKFFWESDLAAEFSSEKLKQISYLNELGSMYDKEIRERFVARTLSGFYDKELKIEFDGDYEDELDRAVMLSKADLATSMVYEFTNLQGIMGAYYAAYRRENPFVIEALREQYLPSGEGSRCPRTLFASIVALSNKLDTLMGLFSINKIPSGTKDPYALRRAASGLIKIVLNLGINFDVKIVLNAIKSNYKEFDISLLENFIYDRLYSMQDANPSVVKACINSGESDIKKLNLNILALNEICKKDDFKESFSTFKRLANIIKDAEICAVNEVLFEDESEKELNSKFKSLNLDEENAKDYLESLFGLKPYIDKFFDSVMINHENESIKANRKALIAQIYKAFLRIADIKEISN
- a CDS encoding endonuclease/exonuclease/phosphatase family protein, coding for MRVLIILFICVFAFCAELKIATFNTENLFDGTQNGNEYKDFRDGKWNNAKYSHKLNQISNVIKSINADVIALQEIENEGVLKDLAIKSGYKYFKFAISDKNSPFGLGFLSKKPIVSSKIFNVNGVKTRPILMIEIAFAKEKIKLFTAHLPAYKNGLRYRKIAADTLINAAKGEKHAVILGDLNSDFGYGFLLNELNGEFKNMWEFLNSWQRKSHVRGSAIDHIMLSNDFFSGGDLIYKKNSFSVYDKSSASDHYPIYVVILDEQKMQNLQLKNINEIYKPSNEPSRIIGVLIYRDDKGFVISDENRRGIYVFTDKKLPLGTKIDMSVFETKEYKGNLEITNFDINSVQTGAYENLKDFMLSSSDLSMARSGDVLHSVSLELKDGYAYINSQKFKIYSKFRSLKDGIYDFKNVLVWSYRGQKELIVE
- a CDS encoding tRNA (cytidine(34)-2'-O)-methyltransferase codes for the protein MFNIVLVNPQIHTNTGSIGRMCVNSGCKLHIIKPLGFEIDDKHLRRAGLDYWAKLDPKIWDSLEQFLSINTKFKDRFFFATTKTNRLYFNAKFQKGDFIFFGSETSGLPLDLMRLNKKNCITIPMTNDGRSLNLATSVGIVTYEAIRQNIDEFDFRDEICEF
- the purU gene encoding formyltetrahydrofolate deformylase — encoded protein: MDYILKIDCNDEKGLILRVSEIVFKNGLNYVSTSEFVDHENERFYMRARMVGDVNLDEFKNTLSAFLPRDARIFCEEIKKKDIAILATKENHCLGDLLIKHSSGELNANIVCVVANHDTLKPLVEKFDIPFNLVSAENLSREEHENAVLEVLKKYKFDYMVLAKYMRILSPFFVSNFPKKIINIHHSFLPAFIGANPYKQAFERGVKIIGATAHFVTDDLDEGPIITQDVIRVNHEMTWKDMQRAGRNVEKVVLGNALDLVFDERVFVYGNKTVIF